In Desulfovibrio sp. X2, a single window of DNA contains:
- the glyQ gene encoding glycine--tRNA ligase subunit alpha: protein MTFQNVILTLQRFWAEQGCLIGQPCDIEVGAGTFNPHTFLRVIGPEPWSVAYVEPSRRPTDGRYGENPNRLQHYYQFQVILKPSPDNVQELYLKSLAALGVKAEEHDIRFVEDDWESPTLGAWGLGWEVWLNGMEVTQFTYFQQVGGIDLTPVSVELTYGLERICMYLQEKESVYDLAWNDRVTYGQVHHQNEVEQSKYNFELADTELLFANFAAFEKECLRLSEEGLPWPAYDYCLKCSHTFNLLDARGAISITERTGYIHRVRNLAGRVARLYAAQRKDMDYPLLKTAR from the coding sequence ATGACCTTTCAGAACGTCATATTGACCTTGCAGCGCTTCTGGGCCGAGCAGGGCTGCCTCATCGGCCAGCCCTGCGACATCGAGGTCGGCGCGGGCACCTTCAACCCGCACACCTTCCTGCGCGTCATCGGCCCCGAGCCGTGGAGCGTGGCCTACGTCGAGCCTTCGCGTCGTCCCACCGACGGCCGCTACGGCGAGAACCCGAACCGGCTGCAGCACTACTACCAGTTCCAGGTCATCCTGAAGCCTTCGCCCGACAACGTCCAGGAGCTCTACCTGAAGAGCCTGGCCGCGCTGGGCGTGAAGGCCGAGGAGCACGACATACGCTTCGTCGAGGACGACTGGGAGTCGCCGACGCTGGGCGCCTGGGGACTCGGCTGGGAGGTGTGGCTGAACGGCATGGAGGTCACGCAGTTCACCTACTTCCAGCAGGTGGGCGGCATCGACCTCACTCCCGTGAGCGTGGAGCTGACCTACGGGCTCGAGCGCATCTGCATGTACCTGCAGGAGAAGGAGTCGGTCTACGACCTGGCCTGGAACGACCGCGTGACCTACGGCCAGGTCCACCACCAGAACGAGGTCGAGCAGTCCAAGTACAATTTCGAGCTTGCCGACACGGAACTGCTCTTCGCCAATTTCGCCGCCTTCGAGAAGGAGTGCCTGCGGCTTTCCGAGGAAGGCCTGCCCTGGCCCGCCTACGACTACTGCCTGAAGTGCTCGCACACCTTCAACCTGCTCGACGCGCGCGGCGCCATCTCCATCACCGAGCGCACCGGATACATCCACCGCGTGCGCAACCTGGCGGGCCGCGTGGCCCGGCTGTACGCAGCCCAGCGCAAGGACATGGACTATCCCCTTTTGAAGACCGCGAGGTAG